A window from Streptosporangiales bacterium encodes these proteins:
- a CDS encoding cell division protein FtsK gives MTGGSPGAGDVAGWEARLRGLRAALDAFVPAAQQVARTEQQEAERVRTQAHDEAATTSQRAHDDVGGAVSEAMTAAGAVAARRGVELAPGLASLPYDADGWTRPHPTADATTSYVRVGSLDSRTNVPIVLPTASVRGWQVWSDRAESAYELLQHAVLRLVASTRPPLLRVDAYDPRLTGALGLFGRLQQRAPDVMPPPTHAADALGGVLADLVATSSRRAARLAQFGHGSFAELAAAATRSTEPYRVLVLLDYPAGVDARAQRELVRIARTADRRGICLLVHHDPDLAAERGVAVEDLLTLLHPVAIEGGRLELDGLERLPVRLDPPPDPAVVTAACDAVADLAGRATLPTADFADTLPPEDEWWRPVTDELATVVGYDDDLPATLRLRSGNPPLPNVLIGGAVGSGKSNLLHTLVHGIAVRYAPSDVEMYLLDFKQGIEFAPLGPSADRPHWLPHVRVLGVHSDRPFGLAVLQHVSAELERRGDLFKERGVADIAELPPGPGRPPRILLVLDEFQVLFEDDGGVADEAIRLLERLVRQGRAYGVHVVLATQSLTGIQRLATKRESIFGQVPYRIVLKTTPSDSQHMLQLMNTAAAELRFRGEAVLNDTYGAVEANRRVLVSYADRAVLDDLRRRLWERSGDRRPPRVFRVGEAASLVTVPPGIADAGDAGSYQVWLGMPISVAEEPATMTVRAEPGAGLAVLGDGASDALGVLTGVAVSLARTRPGRFVVLDLLPADDVLAEGRAALVDALRRLGSTVEVAAGGDLGLRLAALHDLITTGTAADDPVHVVGLGLHRLPAAHRDTFRAIVKDGPAAGIVTYAWWNRLQTCVDQLGPSRSNLGAYLFLRHPLDGVRKICGPLTRWSSERYRALFWDGLRDQPMTLVPFAPLAAGDVDRLVVRR, from the coding sequence GTGACCGGCGGTTCGCCGGGTGCCGGCGACGTCGCCGGGTGGGAGGCACGGCTGCGCGGGCTGCGCGCAGCGCTCGACGCGTTCGTGCCCGCCGCGCAGCAGGTGGCGCGTACGGAGCAGCAGGAGGCGGAGCGGGTCCGCACGCAGGCGCACGACGAGGCCGCGACCACCTCGCAGCGGGCGCACGACGATGTCGGCGGCGCCGTGTCCGAGGCCATGACCGCGGCAGGAGCCGTCGCGGCGCGGCGCGGCGTCGAGCTGGCACCGGGGCTCGCCTCACTCCCCTACGACGCGGACGGCTGGACCAGGCCACACCCGACCGCGGACGCGACGACCTCGTACGTCCGCGTCGGCAGCCTCGACTCCCGGACGAATGTGCCCATCGTGCTGCCGACGGCGAGCGTGCGCGGCTGGCAGGTGTGGAGCGACCGCGCGGAGTCGGCGTACGAGCTGCTGCAGCACGCCGTCCTGCGGCTCGTGGCGTCCACACGTCCGCCGCTGCTGCGCGTCGACGCGTACGACCCGCGACTCACCGGCGCGCTGGGCCTCTTCGGCCGGCTGCAGCAGCGGGCGCCCGACGTCATGCCGCCGCCCACCCACGCCGCCGACGCTCTCGGCGGCGTGCTCGCCGACCTCGTGGCGACGTCGTCGCGCCGCGCGGCGCGGCTCGCGCAGTTCGGGCACGGCAGCTTCGCCGAGCTCGCGGCCGCCGCGACCAGGTCGACGGAGCCGTACCGGGTACTCGTCCTCCTCGACTACCCGGCCGGTGTCGACGCGCGCGCCCAGCGGGAGCTCGTCAGGATCGCGAGGACCGCGGACCGGCGCGGCATCTGCCTGCTCGTGCACCACGACCCCGACCTCGCCGCCGAGCGCGGCGTGGCGGTCGAGGACCTGCTCACCCTCCTGCACCCGGTGGCGATCGAGGGTGGACGGCTGGAGCTCGACGGGCTGGAGCGCCTCCCCGTCCGGCTCGACCCGCCACCCGACCCCGCCGTCGTCACCGCCGCGTGCGACGCCGTCGCCGACCTCGCCGGACGCGCCACGCTGCCCACGGCCGACTTCGCCGACACGCTGCCTCCCGAGGACGAGTGGTGGCGGCCCGTCACCGACGAGCTGGCGACCGTTGTCGGGTACGACGACGACCTGCCGGCGACGCTGCGGCTGCGCAGCGGCAACCCGCCGCTGCCCAACGTGCTGATCGGCGGCGCGGTCGGCAGCGGCAAGTCCAACCTCCTGCACACCCTCGTGCACGGCATCGCGGTGCGCTACGCGCCGTCGGACGTCGAGATGTACCTGCTCGACTTCAAGCAGGGCATCGAGTTCGCCCCGCTCGGCCCGTCCGCCGACCGGCCGCACTGGCTGCCCCACGTGCGTGTCCTCGGCGTGCACAGCGACCGCCCGTTCGGCCTCGCCGTGCTGCAGCACGTGTCCGCCGAGCTGGAGCGACGCGGCGACCTGTTCAAGGAACGCGGCGTCGCCGACATCGCCGAGCTGCCACCCGGTCCCGGCCGACCGCCGCGGATCCTCCTCGTGCTCGACGAGTTCCAGGTGCTCTTCGAGGACGACGGCGGCGTCGCCGACGAGGCGATCCGGCTGCTCGAACGCCTCGTGCGCCAGGGCCGCGCCTACGGCGTCCATGTCGTGCTCGCCACGCAGAGCCTCACCGGCATCCAGCGGCTGGCGACCAAGCGCGAGTCGATCTTCGGGCAGGTGCCGTACCGCATCGTGCTCAAGACCACGCCGTCGGACTCCCAGCACATGCTGCAGCTGATGAACACCGCCGCCGCCGAGCTGCGGTTCCGCGGCGAGGCCGTGCTCAACGACACCTACGGCGCGGTCGAGGCCAACCGCCGCGTCCTCGTGTCGTACGCCGACCGCGCCGTGCTCGACGACCTGCGCCGCCGGCTGTGGGAGCGCAGCGGCGACCGGCGACCACCGCGGGTGTTCCGGGTCGGCGAGGCTGCGTCGCTCGTCACCGTCCCACCCGGCATCGCCGACGCCGGCGACGCCGGGTCGTACCAGGTCTGGCTCGGCATGCCGATCAGTGTCGCGGAGGAGCCGGCGACGATGACCGTCCGCGCCGAGCCGGGTGCCGGACTCGCCGTGCTCGGCGACGGGGCGTCCGACGCGCTCGGCGTGCTCACCGGCGTCGCCGTCTCGCTCGCCCGCACGCGGCCCGGCCGGTTCGTCGTGCTCGACCTGCTGCCGGCCGACGACGTGCTCGCCGAGGGCCGGGCGGCGCTGGTGGATGCGCTGCGACGGCTCGGCAGCACGGTCGAGGTCGCCGCCGGTGGCGACCTGGGCCTACGTCTCGCCGCACTGCATGACCTGATCACGACGGGCACCGCCGCCGACGATCCAGTGCACGTCGTCGGTCTCGGCCTGCACCGCCTCCCTGCGGCGCACCGCGACACGTTCCGCGCAATCGTCAAGGACGGCCCGGCCGCCGGCATCGTCACGTACGCCTGGTGGAACCGCCTGCAGACGTGCGTCGACCAACTCGGCCCGAGCCGCTCCAACCTCGGCGCCTACCTGTTCCTGCGGCACCCGCTCGACGGCGTGCGCAAGATCTGCGGCCCGCTGACGCGGTGGTCGTCGGAGCGCTACCGCGCGCTGTTCTGGGACGGCCTGCGCGACCAACCCATGACCCTCGTGCCGTTCGCCCCACTCGCGGCCGGCGACGTCGACCGGTTGGTCGTGAGGCGATGA